The nucleotide sequence GCCCTCTGCGACGCGATCAGGCGTGCCCTTCTTGGTGCAGATCCTCAGAGCGTCCACACGACGACGAGGGCCCAAAACATGCTGTCCGAACTTCGGGACGATTACTCGAATCGAGTGGACGAGGCGCGCACCGTCGTCGGATCCGGAGGAGGAAGTCGGGTTCGGTGGTGGACGTGGGCTGGCGCACGGGGCAACGCAGTTCTGGTAGCAGCGCTTTCTGCCGTGCAGCCGGAGCTGTTCGACACCACGACGGCCTACGACAACTGGCAAATCGCTCTTCGAGGCGACGCAACTGCCAGTGCTGTAGCGTCGGCCGTGAGCGCGGCCAAGTCAGCGTTCGGGCCGGACTTCCGCGGAGTTGTACCGACAGTCGACGAACGCGCTGTCAGGCAGCTCAAGTTCTTTGAGATGCTGCCGCCGGAACTGGCTATGCGGACAGTGGCAGAGCGGATGACCGACTACGACGCGGCCGCTAACGTGGCGTCGCGAGGGTTTCTCGACCTAAGTTAGAGCTTATCGATCCACGTATCCTCTTCGCGGAGGTCCCAATCGGAACCTCCAGCGGACCGTGATGTGGTTGCGGCGCTCTCGCTAATCCGTTGCAACACCCGCCTGGCTTCGTGGGCCTGAAGCTCACGCAAGGACGTCACCTCACGCAGCGCCGCACTCTCGACGATTTCCTTCCGCCGGTCCTGGTCGTTGATTGAGGCCTTTGCGAACGCCTCTCGGATCGCATCAACCTGCTCGTCGCGGATTGGGGTGGCAAGCGGTGCCGGCTCAGGGTTGTCCGTGTCTGCTGACCCGAAGTCGAAGAGGGAATCGTTCATCCCTCGATGATACGAGTTCTACGGAACCTCCCGATCAAACTCGATGTCATGAGGTTGCATGCTCAGCTACCGACTCGGACGTGGAGACACGAATACGTTGGTAGGAGCCGGAATGAGATGTTGGATGGCGGATACACTCGGGAAAGATCATGGGCAGGGTATGAACGAAACAGAGTAGGACTGGGGAGCTCATGGAAGCGTTGAATAGACCCTTGAAGGATTGGTTCACCTCGGTGGCCGAACGACGTCTCCGGCTGCCGCGATTCCAACGATTTGAGGCTTGGAGTCACAACGAGGTAGGGAGTTTGCTGGAGACTGTTCTGCGCAAGTTACCTGCAGGCGCGGTTCTTGTTTTGAAGGTGGGAGCGGAAGAACCCTTCGCCAGTCGAGAGCTCGAATCGGCACCCGCACTTCGGCCCGGGGACCGAGTCACCGAACATCTCCTTGATGGTCAGCAGCGACTCACGGCGTTGTGGCGGGCGATGCACGACAACTACTCGAACCGCACATACTTCGTCCGGTTTGAGAACGACGACGAAGAAGGATCGCAGCCGGCGCCGCGCGTGCTGGGTCAGTACCGGTGGAACAGGGGCGGAAAGCTCTACCCTCTGTGGTGTGAAGATCCTATTGAGGTGCACCGACGTGGTTACATCCCATTGCGGCTTCTCAACCCGTTGGGTAACGATCAGCGCAATGAGTGGGCGCTCACGGCTACGGATGGAAACTTCCAGGATGCTTGGCAGCTCAATCTCAGAGTTCAAGAACTGGCCACCAATGTATCCCAATACAACATCCCTTATCTAAGCCTCCCCGAGGAGACGCCCAAGGATGTTGCTTTGGATGTCTTCATCAAGATGAATACGTCCTCCGTGCGGTTGTCAGCATTCGATATCGTTGTCGCTCAGCTGGAAGAGGCAACAGGATCGTCCTTGCACGAGCTTGTCGAGGATCTTCATGCTGCCGTGCCTACACTCCAGCGATACATCGATGGCGGAACACTGGCGCTTGACTGTGCTGCTTTGAGGTCAGACCGAGCACCGAATCAGCGTAGCTACCAACGAATGAACATCAGTGATGTTGCAGGCGATTGGGACCGGATCATCGCCGGCATCAAGTGGGCTATCGAGATGCTAGACGCGGAACGGATTTATGACGCACAGAGGCTTCCCTCCGTGGCGTCGCTTCCGATCATTGCGGCGCTGCATCAGTACTTTCCGTCATCCCTGGACGAAGCAGGCAACGCGCGGCGGCTCTTACGAGCCTATCTTTGGAGGTCGTTTCTGACACGGCGTTACGATCAGTCAGCGTCGACGAGAGCGTTGCAGGATTACCGCGGGCTGCGGCGCCTACTTCTGGGTGAGGAGAGCGACTGGAAGACTGCTCCGATTTTCGACGAGGAAGTCACTCCGCTACCAACCGAGGACGATCTTATAGGTGCCGCGTGGCCGCGAGGGAGGGAAGTTCTCGCTCGAGGACTTCTGGCCGTCGCGCTTCGCGAGGGCGCGCGCGATATTGCCGATGATCAGACCGTCACTGCCGGTAATCTCTCAAAACGGGAGTATCACCACCTTTTCCCGGATAGCTTGCTTTTGAAGATCGGCAAGGC is from Arthrobacter burdickii and encodes:
- a CDS encoding DUF262 domain-containing protein yields the protein MKDWFTSVAERRLRLPRFQRFEAWSHNEVGSLLETVLRKLPAGAVLVLKVGAEEPFASRELESAPALRPGDRVTEHLLDGQQRLTALWRAMHDNYSNRTYFVRFENDDEEGSQPAPRVLGQYRWNRGGKLYPLWCEDPIEVHRRGYIPLRLLNPLGNDQRNEWALTATDGNFQDAWQLNLRVQELATNVSQYNIPYLSLPEETPKDVALDVFIKMNTSSVRLSAFDIVVAQLEEATGSSLHELVEDLHAAVPTLQRYIDGGTLALDCAALRSDRAPNQRSYQRMNISDVAGDWDRIIAGIKWAIEMLDAERIYDAQRLPSVASLPIIAALHQYFPSSLDEAGNARRLLRAYLWRSFLTRRYDQSASTRALQDYRGLRRLLLGEESDWKTAPIFDEEVTPLPTEDDLIGAAWPRGREVLARGLLAVALREGARDIADDQTVTAGNLSKREYHHLFPDSLLLKIGKAEQQKTMRALNCALISWSTNRNISNKSPLQYLQDRVSRADMGEDAVRARFASHLIPYAELAEAGPYLESDGEKLVRDYDNFLAARARMMLPVVQSLCEGVGSQSSRGLRATEVQAARVP